The sequence GCTGCCCTGCCCCGCCGCCGTAGAAAAGCCCAACCGCATAGGGCGGCTCCAGGCTGTAGAGGCCGTAGGTGCCGTCGGCGAAAAGCCCCACGCTGATCAGGCCCCACAGGCCGCAGAAGCCGTGCACGCTAACCGCGCCCACCGGGTCGTCCACCCGCCGGGCCTCCAGCCCGTAGACCCCGGCCACCAGGATGACCCCGGCCACGGCGCCGATCACCACCGCCGCCCAGGCCTCGATCCAGGCCGCCGGAGCGGTCACCGCCACCAGGCCTCCCAGCACCCCGTTCAGGGCCATGCCCAGGTCCCAGCGCCGCGTCTTCAAGTAGACCAGGAGCAGGGCCACCAGGCAGCCGGCGGCGGCCGCCAGGTTGGTGTTCACCGCCACCACCGCCGTCCGCAGGTGGTGGGCGCTGAAGGTGCTGCCCGGATTAAACCCGAACCAGCCGAACCACAGGATGAAGGTGCCCAGAGCCGCCAGGCTCATGCTGTGCCCGGGAATGGCCTGGGGCTTGCCCTCCCGGCCGATTTTGCCGTAGCGCGGCCCCAGGACCAGGGTGCCGGCCAGACCCACCAGCCCGCCTATGGTGTGCACCACGCCCGAGCCGGCAAAGTCCAGGTGCCCCAGCCCCCAGGGGAGCTGCGAAAGCCAACCTCCGCCCCACACCCAGTGGGCGTAAACCGGGTAGATGAAACCGCTTACCACCAAGGAATACATCAGGTAGGCGGGAAACTTGAGCCTCTCCGCCACCGCGCCGGACACGATGGTGGCGGCAGTGCCGGCGAACACCAACTGCCAGAAAAAGTCCAGATATGTGCCCACGTCGTAAGCCTCGCCGTGCAGGAACCACTTGCCGGCGCCGATCAGGCCCAGGTGGTCTGACCCCTTAAGAAAACCGTAGCCTACGGCGAAGAACACCAGCGAGGCCACCACGAAGTCCAAGAGGTTCTTGCTCATGAGGTTGGTGACGTTCTTGGCCCGGCAAAAGCCGGCCTCCACCAGGGCGAACCCGGCCTGCATGAAGAACACCAGGAAGGCGCAGACCAAAACCCAAACGTAGTCCACGGCCGCCGCCGGATTGGCCTCAATAGTGGCGGCCCCGCCCGGATCCTGGGCCAGGGCCGCGGCAGGCCATAGGCTCAAGAGAAGAGCCATCAGGACGAAACCTGCCGCCCAACCGGCGGCGGCCCGCCGGAGCAGTTGTAGCCCGGCGTCGCTCACCCCTATCCGACCCGGTCCCATCAATACCCTATCCCGACTGGCCCCCCGCACGTTCGATCCCTCCCTAGCCAAGATGAGATGATTGCCCGAAGTGCGCGCTGCCCCGTTCCATCACCCCCTTCCAAACGCGGAACCCGGCTAGGCCGCTGTGCCTCCCGCCGTATCCCGGCCGTAAACGCTCGGGGCCCCAAGGCGCAGGATTAGTCTCCCGCACCGGGGCCCCGTTGCCATGCGCGCCGCCACCGCTGGCGCCGCACCCCAACACCCAAAAAGTTAGGGTCCCCGCGCTTTCACCTGCAGGGACCCCGTCGTCCACCTTTCGGCTTCCTTGCCGACCTTCTGGCTACTAATTGTATCCGAATCCCGCCCCCTGGCAATACCCCCGAGGCAAAAATACGGTATACATCATCGGACGGCCCGAACACTGCCGCCGGAAATCCTGGGCCGCCGGAGGAGCCCTATCCCAAGACCTGCGACCCGGAGTACTTCGCCTCCGTCCAACAGGTGCTATTGGAAGCCCTGGAGGATCCAGGCTCTCCCCTGCGGCCCCCTGCCGTGTTGGGTAGCCGGAGTGAAGAACACTTGCACAATCAGATTTGGTGCACGTGGGTGCGGAAGGCCTGGAACGGCCGCTCTGAACCCAAATCCGGCTATGCGCCCAGTTCCTCAGGCAGCTTGAGAGGCGCGCTCTAAGCGTAGAGCACGTCCAGTCACAAGTCGGTGCCGTTCGGGCCAAGCTACAGTATGCGTGTCCGGGTCCGCCTTCACCTGGCGGAAACAGCGGGATCCCTTAAGGGCTCGAGCACCGGGCCTTCAAGCAAAGGACGGATATCCGCCACCCGATACTCGCCGATTTCAAACTCTAGAGTCAGATGGTGGCCCCCCTAACGGGGTAAAGGCTGCGGATTTCGTGCAGCGGCACCGTAAAAAGGGGCCGGCCCGAAGGCCGGCGCATGAGAAAAGACAGGATGTGGTAGATTGAACAACCCGCCTGCCTTAGCGGGCGCGGTCGGGCTGCCCGGACCCAAGCCCGCCGACAGGAGGTGGAGATTAACTTGAGCTAGGGATTAGGCCGCTTCGCCCATCAACTCCCCCACTACCGGCTCGCCCGCGCCCGGCACCCAAACCTCCCGGGGCGAGGGGCAAACCGCCCGGATGGCCGCCTCCTCCGAGGCGATGAAAAGGTGAGAACCGTCACGTGCCGCCAGCTGAGGCCGGAGCTTGATGCGGTCATTAAGGCCCACCATGAAGCCATGCCGGGCCACCACCACCGCAAAGGGCCCGTTCAGCATGGCGCCGGCGTAGACCGCCCGGAGGGTTTCGCATAAGGTTCGCTCCTCCTCCGGCAGATAGGGCATCTCCTCCCACAGAGGCGGGGCCAATACCCGGGCCACGGTGGCCAGGGGCAGGCGGTGGCGCCGGGAAAGCAGGTCGAACAGGTAGGCCACCACCTCGGTATCGGTGTGCAGGGTGCAGTGGTAGCCGTGGCTCAAAAGAAACCGGCGGTTGGCGCCGTAAGAGGAAATCTCGCCGTTGTGCACCACCGACCAGTCCAGGAGCCCGA comes from Clostridia bacterium and encodes:
- a CDS encoding ammonium transporter, yielding MALLLSLWPAAALAQDPGGAATIEANPAAAVDYVWVLVCAFLVFFMQAGFALVEAGFCRAKNVTNLMSKNLLDFVVASLVFFAVGYGFLKGSDHLGLIGAGKWFLHGEAYDVGTYLDFFWQLVFAGTAATIVSGAVAERLKFPAYLMYSLVVSGFIYPVYAHWVWGGGWLSQLPWGLGHLDFAGSGVVHTIGGLVGLAGTLVLGPRYGKIGREGKPQAIPGHSMSLAALGTFILWFGWFGFNPGSTFSAHHLRTAVVAVNTNLAAAAGCLVALLLVYLKTRRWDLGMALNGVLGGLVAVTAPAAWIEAWAAVVIGAVAGVILVAGVYGLEARRVDDPVGAVSVHGFCGLWGLISVGLFADGTYGLYSLEPPYAVGLFYGGGAGQLLAQLAGAGVAAAWSFGLGLLLFKLLDLAMGIRVSPEEELQGLDLSEHGTPAYPEFALRRTTFLGG